The sequence GCGGCGACAAATAACATAGGTGAGATCGGCTTCTACGCCTCTCGTTCTCACTCTGTAGTCCCAGTGAAAGATTGCCTGATCGCTGCAGAATCGATCAAGTTTCCCGAACTTGCCCAGAGAACATGGCCGAAAGGGTCAAGGATTGAGATTTCAGCAAGTTCAGAAGGCATTCGTTCTATTGCAATTGCGCCAGCTGGGCGAGGATCCAAATCGCGTTTAACGGAAGGTCCCCAAATCCTGACCGAAGTGATCGACGGTCATAGCGTTGAAGTAAGTCAGAGAAGTTTCTGGCAGAGTCACGACGTAGCCCCGCAAATACTGACGGAAGCGGTGAGGGAAGACGTACAAGAAGGTGACCACCTCCTTGATTTGTACGGAGGAGTTGGACTCTTTACAGCTGCCCTGCTTGATCGCGTGGGTGCTAATGGACATATTGACCTTGTCGAATCGAGCCAATCGGCCACCGCGGATGCAAAGCGCAACTTTGCAAGTTTTCCGAATGTTTCGGTTATTACAGGTGATGTACTCAAGGAGCTTGGCAGAACTAGTCGGGCAGACGTTGTCCTGCTTGATCCGCCACGAGAGGGCGCGGGCAAAGAGACGATTGCCGCCATCGTGGAGTTAGGTCCACGCTCGATTCTTTATGTGGCCTGCGATCCCGCCGCGTTGGCTCGTGACACCGCCTATCTGGCCGAGAATGGCTATGAGATGGTTGGTTTGCGCGCCTTCGATCTATTCCCTATGACCCATCATGTTGAGTGTGTCGCACGGTTTACACCTTTCCAAAAGTGAGCAAGTAAGGTATCTTGATATCAAGATAAATGAGCGAGGTGGGATATGAGCAAGAATTCATTTAATTCCAAGGGCCAACTCGAGGTATCGGGTCAGAGTTACGAAATCTTCAATATTTCCAAGATAGATGGCGCGGCCAGCCTGCCCTTTAGTTTAAAGATCCTTCTGGAAAACCTGCTTCGCACCGAAGATGGGGTCAACATCACCGCGGCGCAGATCAAGGCGCTCGCCAACTGGGATCCATCTGTCGAGCCGGATACTGAAATCCAATTCACTCCTGCCCGCGTCGTTATGCAGGACTTCACCGGAGTCCCATGCATCGTCGATCTTGCGACTATGCGTGAAGCTCTCGTTGACCTGGGTGGAGACCCCGCAAAAGTAAATCCTTTGGCGCCGGCAGAATTGGTTATCGACCACTCCGTTATTGCGGATGTTTTTGGCACCAAAGATTCTTTCGAGAAGAACACGGATATTGAATACGAACGAAACCGCGAGCGCTATCGCTTCCTGCGCTGGGGACAAGGTGCATTTGATGAATTCAAAGTTGTTCCACCCGGGACGGGAATTGTCCACCAAGTAAATATTGAATACCTTGCACGAGTCGTCATGACACGAAATGTGGGCGGCAACTTGCAGGCTTATCCAGATACTGTCGTCGGCACAGATTCGCACACCACCATGGTGAATGGCCTGGGCGTACTCGGATGGGGCGTTGGCGGAATCGAAGCCGAAGCGGCGCTTCTCGGTCAGCCTGTTTCGATGCTGATTCCTCGCGTCGTCGGATTCAAGCTGAATGGGCAGTTGCCTATCGGCACCACGGCGACCGACTTGGCCCTCACTATTACTGAGATGCTGCGCAAGCACGGAGTAGTCGGAAAGTTTGTTGAGTTCTACGGCCCCGGGGTCGTCTCCGTACCAATGGCTAACCGAGCCACCATCGGAAATATGAGTCCTGAGTATGGGTCCACGTGCGCAATTTTCCCGATTGACGAGGAGACTCTTCGCTATCTCACACTCACCGGTCGTTCGACCGAACAAGTAGCACTGGTTGAGCAGTATGCAAAGCAGCAGGGTCTCTGGCACGATCCGTCGCTTTCTCCTCGCTTCTCAGAACACATCGAGTTGGATCTTTCGACGGTGGTGCCTTCCATCGCTGGCCCTAAGCGACCACAAGATCGCATTTCGCTTTCGGGGTCCAAGGATGCATTTGAAAATATTCTTCCTTCCTATCTCTCTGAAAAAACTGAGAAGAAGGCAGTGGACGTTCATGTCAATGGCAAGGCGACTACCATCAAGAACGGTTATGTTGCCATTGCGTCCATTACTTCCTGCACAAATACCTCCAATCCTTCGGTGATGATTGGCGCTGCGCTCCTTGCGAAAAAGGCGGTCGAAAAGGGACTTACATCCAAGCCATGGGTGAAAACGACTCTGGCACCTGGATCCAAGGTTGTTACGGACTATTACGACAGAGCAGATCTGACCCAGTACATGGAGAAACTCGGTTTTAACCTCGTCGGATACGGATGTGTGACGTGTATCGGCAACTCCGGTCCGCTTCCTGTCGAGATTAGCAAGGCCATCAATGAGCACGATTTGGCTGTCACAGCGGTGCTCTCCGGAAATAGAAACTTCGAAGGACGCATTAGCCCAGATGTAAAAATGAATTACCTCGCTTCGCCACCCCTAGTTGTTGCTTATGCCATCGCCGGCACGATGGACCACGACTTTGAAACTGATTCTCTTGGTGATGATAAAGATGGCAATCCCGTCTTCCTCAAGGACATTTGGCCAACCTCAGAGGAGATTGCCACTGTTATCGGAGATTCGATTTCATCTGCAATGTTCACCAAAGATTATGCCAGCGTCTTTGATGGTGACTTCCGCTGGAAATCACTTGATACCCCAATGGGAAAGACTTTCGAATGGGATGCCGATTCGACATACGTTCGAAAACCCCCGTATTTCGACGGCATGCCTGCACAGCCACGACCCGTAGTGGATATTTCACATGCCCGCGTCCTTGCGGTGCTTGGAGATTCAGTTACTACTGACCACATTTCTCCTGCGGGCAACATTCGCGTGGATTCTCCAGCAGGTAAATATCTCATCGAGCATGGCGTCGACCGAAAGGATTTTAACTCTTACGGCTCGCGTCGCGGAAATCATGAGGTAATGATTCGCGGAACATTCGCCAATATCCGATTGAAGAATCTACTTCTTGAGGGAGTCGAAGGTGGGTTTACCCGCAACTTCCTTGACAACGGTGATCAGAGCACCATCTACGATGCCTCTGTTGCATATCAGGCAGCGGGAATCCCACTCGTAATCCTGGCCGGTAAAGAATATGGTTCTGGATCATCAAGAGACTGGGCAGCAAAGGGAACAGCACTCTTGGGAGTCCGTGCCGTGATTGCCGAGTCATTTGAGCGAATTCACCGATCTAACTTGATCGGAATGGGCGTTCTTCCCCTCCAATTCAAAGAGGGAGAGACGGCTAAGTCACTTGGTCTTGATGGAACAGAGATCTTCGCTATCGCGGGTATCGCAGCCCTCAATACTGGGGGAGTTCCAAAGGAAGTAACCGTCACCGCCAACGGAAAGAGTTTTGGCACCAAGGTTCGAATTGATACGCCTGGTGAGGCTGACTACTACCGTCACGGTGGAATCATGCAATACGTCTTGCGTTCGCTCATTACGGATTGAGAATCTCGCTCGCCGACCTAGACTAGGGCGGTGATAGACTCCCTTAATTCTCCGCAAGACCTGGCATCCTTCTCTACCGAGGAAATGTCGGCTCTTGCAGGAGAGATCCGCGCATTTCTCATCGAGAAAGTGACTAAAAGCGGGGGACATTTAGGTCCCAACCTCGGAGTAGTCGAACTCACTCTGGCAATTCATCGGGTTTTTCAATCGCCTAAAGATGTCATTCTTTTCGATACTGGCCACCAGAGTTATGTCCACAAGATTCTGACGGGCCGTGCGGCGGGTTTTGATCTGCTGCGACAAAGGGGTGGCCTGGCCGGCTACCCATCTCGCGCGGAGAGCGCACATGATGTGATTGAAAATTCTCATGCCTCCACTTCGCTCTCATGGGGCGACGGAATATCACGCGGTTTTGCGTTGCAAGGCAGAAACGACCGAAGCGTAGTCGTTGTCGTGGGCGATGGGGCTCTTACCGGCGGAATGGCCTGGGAGGCGCTAAATAACATAGCGACATCCAAAGATCAGAGACTTGTAATTGTAGTTAATGACAACGAACGTTCTTACTCACCGACGATTGGCGGACTTGCATCGCAGGGAATGTTTGAGGATCTCGGTCTGAAATACATAGGCCCGATTGACGGTCATGACATTGCAGCTATGGAGAGCGCGCTGGAGAAAGCGAAACACTTTGGCGCACCGGTGATAGTGCATGCACTCACCAAAAAGGGACAAGGATATTCACCCGCCATTGCCGATGAAGCCGAGAAGTTTCACGCCATTGGCATCCTTGATCCAGAGACCGGCCAACCACTTGCCAAGAGCAGTATTAGTTGGACAAATGTATTCTCGAAAGAATTGGCCGAAATCGGGCAAGAGCGAAAAGAGATTGTTGCGATCACTGCAGCGATGCTCGGTCCTACTGGGCTTGATGAATTTCAACGCCGCTTCCCTGAGCGAACTGTCGATGTTGGAATCGCCGAACAACATGCGCTTACCAGCGCAGCGGGCCTGGCCTTCACCGGTATGCACCCGGTCGTTGCTCTTTATTCCACATTCCTAAACCGGGCTTTTGATCAACTTCTCCTTGATGTCTCCTTACATCACGCCGGCGTTACTCTCGTACTTGATCGAGCCGGCATTACTGGAGATGACGGACCTTCCCACCATGGAATGTGGGATCTTGCACTGACTGGGATAA comes from Candidatus Paceibacterota bacterium and encodes:
- a CDS encoding TRAM domain-containing protein; this translates as MKSPRPQFHVGEHLTVSIEKVAHGGHFIARHEGQVFFVRHSIPGERVEIEVTSTGSSFLRADVLEVIEPSPDRVSPPCRYSHAGGCGGCDFQHISIIRQRQLKADVIREQFSRIAKMEIDIEVEDVGDPLHWRTRISAATNNIGEIGFYASRSHSVVPVKDCLIAAESIKFPELAQRTWPKGSRIEISASSEGIRSIAIAPAGRGSKSRLTEGPQILTEVIDGHSVEVSQRSFWQSHDVAPQILTEAVREDVQEGDHLLDLYGGVGLFTAALLDRVGANGHIDLVESSQSATADAKRNFASFPNVSVITGDVLKELGRTSRADVVLLDPPREGAGKETIAAIVELGPRSILYVACDPAALARDTAYLAENGYEMVGLRAFDLFPMTHHVECVARFTPFQK
- the acnA gene encoding aconitate hydratase AcnA → MSKNSFNSKGQLEVSGQSYEIFNISKIDGAASLPFSLKILLENLLRTEDGVNITAAQIKALANWDPSVEPDTEIQFTPARVVMQDFTGVPCIVDLATMREALVDLGGDPAKVNPLAPAELVIDHSVIADVFGTKDSFEKNTDIEYERNRERYRFLRWGQGAFDEFKVVPPGTGIVHQVNIEYLARVVMTRNVGGNLQAYPDTVVGTDSHTTMVNGLGVLGWGVGGIEAEAALLGQPVSMLIPRVVGFKLNGQLPIGTTATDLALTITEMLRKHGVVGKFVEFYGPGVVSVPMANRATIGNMSPEYGSTCAIFPIDEETLRYLTLTGRSTEQVALVEQYAKQQGLWHDPSLSPRFSEHIELDLSTVVPSIAGPKRPQDRISLSGSKDAFENILPSYLSEKTEKKAVDVHVNGKATTIKNGYVAIASITSCTNTSNPSVMIGAALLAKKAVEKGLTSKPWVKTTLAPGSKVVTDYYDRADLTQYMEKLGFNLVGYGCVTCIGNSGPLPVEISKAINEHDLAVTAVLSGNRNFEGRISPDVKMNYLASPPLVVAYAIAGTMDHDFETDSLGDDKDGNPVFLKDIWPTSEEIATVIGDSISSAMFTKDYASVFDGDFRWKSLDTPMGKTFEWDADSTYVRKPPYFDGMPAQPRPVVDISHARVLAVLGDSVTTDHISPAGNIRVDSPAGKYLIEHGVDRKDFNSYGSRRGNHEVMIRGTFANIRLKNLLLEGVEGGFTRNFLDNGDQSTIYDASVAYQAAGIPLVILAGKEYGSGSSRDWAAKGTALLGVRAVIAESFERIHRSNLIGMGVLPLQFKEGETAKSLGLDGTEIFAIAGIAALNTGGVPKEVTVTANGKSFGTKVRIDTPGEADYYRHGGIMQYVLRSLITD
- a CDS encoding 1-deoxy-D-xylulose-5-phosphate synthase — its product is MIDSLNSPQDLASFSTEEMSALAGEIRAFLIEKVTKSGGHLGPNLGVVELTLAIHRVFQSPKDVILFDTGHQSYVHKILTGRAAGFDLLRQRGGLAGYPSRAESAHDVIENSHASTSLSWGDGISRGFALQGRNDRSVVVVVGDGALTGGMAWEALNNIATSKDQRLVIVVNDNERSYSPTIGGLASQGMFEDLGLKYIGPIDGHDIAAMESALEKAKHFGAPVIVHALTKKGQGYSPAIADEAEKFHAIGILDPETGQPLAKSSISWTNVFSKELAEIGQERKEIVAITAAMLGPTGLDEFQRRFPERTVDVGIAEQHALTSAAGLAFTGMHPVVALYSTFLNRAFDQLLLDVSLHHAGVTLVLDRAGITGDDGPSHHGMWDLALTGIIPTLQVAAPRDGTRLKESLREALNVNDAPTLIRFPKGALPQDIGTIERVDGIDFLYRSESDDVLLVSVGAFAHLSLEVAAQAQREGVGVTVIDPRWVKPLPLSLLDIAQKYSRVVVIEDGIRHGGIASSLSEMFRDAQSAIPIHSIGVPLEFIEHSKRAEILHDLGITVQDISRSILEWHSYPSGNNFFKAEMQSQEHESEIRKPIR